The Geobacter sp. AOG2 genome includes a window with the following:
- the carA gene encoding glutamine-hydrolyzing carbamoyl-phosphate synthase small subunit, with protein MKAVLALADGRIFEGTSFGAGGEATGEVVFNTSMCGYQEVLTDPSYKGQMVTMTYPQIGNTGINPEDIESRGLFLSGFIVKEYMDCYSNWRATMSLDAYLKENSVVGIQGLDTRALTRHLRDKGSQNGIISTVDFDRESLVAKARAVPSMAGLDLASGVSCDKPYHWTEGLWDLQKGYAAVDPASLKYKVVAYDFGIKYNILRCLVDAGCDVTVVPAAFPAEEVLAMNPDGIFLSNGPGDPEPLTGVIGNLRKLVGKKPIFGICLGHQLLGLALGGKTMKLPFGNHGSNLPVMDMATRKVEITAQNHGFAVDLDSLGTVACLGHENLNDQTVEGIRHCDLPIFSVQHHPEASPGPHDSHYLFGRFVEMMEKYR; from the coding sequence ATGAAAGCAGTCCTTGCGCTCGCCGACGGGCGCATTTTCGAGGGTACGTCATTCGGAGCCGGCGGAGAAGCCACGGGTGAGGTGGTCTTCAACACCTCCATGTGCGGCTATCAGGAGGTCCTGACCGACCCCTCCTATAAGGGCCAGATGGTCACCATGACCTACCCGCAGATCGGCAATACCGGCATCAACCCGGAGGATATCGAGAGTCGCGGCCTTTTCCTCTCCGGCTTCATCGTCAAGGAATATATGGACTGCTATTCCAACTGGCGCGCCACCATGAGCCTGGACGCCTATCTCAAGGAAAACAGCGTGGTGGGCATTCAGGGGCTCGATACCCGTGCCTTGACCAGGCATTTGCGGGACAAGGGGTCACAGAACGGGATCATCTCCACGGTCGATTTCGACCGGGAGAGCCTTGTGGCGAAGGCGCGGGCCGTCCCCAGCATGGCCGGTCTGGACCTGGCCAGCGGCGTCAGTTGCGACAAGCCGTACCACTGGACCGAGGGGCTCTGGGACCTGCAGAAGGGATATGCCGCGGTTGACCCCGCCAGCCTGAAATACAAGGTGGTGGCCTACGATTTTGGCATTAAGTACAACATCCTGCGCTGCCTCGTGGATGCCGGTTGCGACGTGACCGTCGTGCCTGCCGCGTTCCCGGCGGAAGAGGTGCTGGCCATGAACCCGGACGGCATCTTCCTCAGCAACGGCCCGGGCGACCCGGAACCACTGACCGGGGTGATCGGGAACCTCCGTAAACTCGTCGGCAAAAAGCCGATCTTCGGCATCTGCCTCGGACACCAGTTGTTGGGCTTGGCCCTGGGCGGCAAGACCATGAAACTCCCCTTCGGCAACCACGGTTCCAATCTGCCGGTCATGGACATGGCGACCCGCAAGGTCGAGATCACGGCCCAGAACCACGGTTTTGCCGTTGATCTGGACTCACTGGGCACGGTTGCCTGTCTGGGACACGAAAATCTGAACGACCAGACCGTGGAAGGCATTCGTCACTGTGACCTGCCGATCTTCTCGGTGCAGCATCACCCCGAGGCATCGCCCGGCCCCCATGATTCTCACTATTTATTCGGAAGGTTCGTAGAAATGATGGAGAAGTATCGCTAA
- a CDS encoding dihydroorotase, translating into MNLLIKNGRVIDPSQGFDDVADVLVEAGLVKEIGKSLKAPAGVATVDAAGKYVVPGLVDMHVHLRDPGLEYKEDIVSGTRAAAAGGFTSIACMPNTKPVIDNKAVAGYIINKAKSEGFCNVFPVGCITYGMGGERMAEMGELKEAGCVAVSDDGRPVANAELMRRALEYARGIGILVISHAEDLALVGEGVMNEGFTSTELGLKGIPRVAEDIATARDVMLAEYTNSPLHIAHVSTRGSVRLIREAKARGVKVTCETAPHYFTLTDDAVRGYDTNAKMNPPLREADDVAAIKEGLRDGTIDCIATDHAPHHLDEKDVEFNVAANGIIGLETSLPLSLKLVEEGTLTLNQLVEKMSINPSKIIGISRGSLKIGSVADLTVIDPTAEWTVEPEKLASKSRNTPFAGWRMKGAATCTILGGVVAFPR; encoded by the coding sequence ATGAATCTTTTGATCAAGAACGGCCGGGTGATCGATCCTTCCCAGGGGTTCGACGATGTGGCGGATGTGCTGGTTGAAGCCGGGCTGGTGAAAGAGATCGGCAAGAGCCTGAAGGCGCCGGCCGGTGTGGCGACCGTAGATGCCGCCGGGAAATACGTGGTGCCGGGGCTGGTGGACATGCATGTGCACCTGCGCGACCCTGGGCTGGAATACAAGGAAGATATCGTCAGCGGCACCAGGGCTGCTGCTGCGGGCGGCTTCACCTCCATCGCCTGTATGCCCAATACCAAGCCGGTCATCGACAACAAGGCCGTGGCCGGCTACATCATCAATAAGGCGAAATCAGAAGGATTTTGCAACGTCTTTCCGGTCGGTTGCATCACCTACGGCATGGGCGGCGAGCGCATGGCCGAGATGGGCGAGCTGAAAGAGGCCGGATGCGTGGCGGTTTCCGACGACGGCAGGCCGGTGGCCAACGCCGAACTCATGCGCCGCGCCCTTGAATATGCCCGCGGCATCGGCATCCTGGTCATCTCTCATGCCGAGGACCTGGCACTGGTGGGGGAGGGGGTCATGAACGAAGGCTTTACCTCCACGGAACTGGGCCTGAAGGGGATTCCCAGGGTTGCCGAGGATATCGCCACGGCCCGGGACGTGATGCTGGCCGAGTACACCAATTCGCCGCTCCATATCGCCCATGTCTCCACCAGGGGGTCGGTGCGCCTCATTCGCGAAGCCAAGGCCCGCGGTGTCAAGGTCACCTGCGAGACAGCGCCCCATTACTTCACCCTGACCGATGATGCGGTCCGCGGTTACGACACCAACGCCAAGATGAACCCGCCGCTGCGCGAGGCGGATGACGTGGCGGCCATCAAGGAGGGACTCAGGGACGGCACCATCGACTGTATTGCCACCGACCATGCCCCGCACCATCTGGATGAGAAGGATGTGGAGTTCAATGTGGCCGCAAACGGCATCATCGGCCTGGAGACATCGTTGCCGCTCTCACTGAAACTGGTAGAGGAAGGGACGCTCACCCTTAATCAACTGGTTGAAAAAATGTCTATTAACCCTTCAAAAATAATTGGCATTTCACGTGGAAGCCTTAAGATCGGCAGTGTGGCCGACCTGACCGTCATCGACCCAACCGCCGAGTGGACGGTGGAGCCGGAAAAACTGGCCAGCAAGTCGCGGAACACCCCCTTCGCCGGCTGGCGGATGAAAGGGGCGGCGACCTGCACCATTCTGGGTGGCGTGGTAGCCTTTCCCCGGTAA
- a CDS encoding aspartate carbamoyltransferase catalytic subunit, protein MAEFKHRNIIALRDLTGEDIELLLATAENMREINSRDIKKVPTLRGKTIINLFYEASTRTRTSFEIAAKRLSADTVNISPSTSSATKGETLADTALNLLAMKPDIIVMRHAVSGAHYHLAQKVSCSVVNAGDGAHEHPSQGLLDLLTIKDRYGRLDGLKVAIVGDITHSRVARSDIQGLTKMGSHVYLAGPPTMMPPAVERLGNVTVCATMKEAIQDADVVMMLRIQQERQGKTLMPNTREYSRYFGLNPENLKLAKPGAVVMHPGPINRGVEMSSYVVDGGQSHVLKQVENGVAVRMAMLYHVCGGELE, encoded by the coding sequence ATGGCAGAGTTCAAACACAGGAATATCATTGCGCTCAGGGATCTGACCGGGGAAGATATCGAGCTGCTCCTGGCGACGGCTGAAAACATGCGGGAGATCAACAGCCGCGACATCAAGAAGGTTCCCACGTTGCGCGGCAAGACCATCATCAACCTGTTCTACGAGGCATCCACCCGCACACGGACGTCCTTCGAGATTGCCGCCAAGCGGCTATCCGCCGACACCGTCAACATCTCCCCCTCCACCAGCTCGGCCACCAAGGGGGAGACCCTGGCAGACACCGCTCTGAATCTTTTGGCCATGAAGCCTGACATCATCGTCATGCGCCATGCGGTTTCCGGAGCCCACTACCATCTGGCCCAAAAGGTGAGCTGTTCGGTCGTCAACGCCGGCGACGGAGCCCACGAGCATCCGTCGCAGGGGCTTTTGGACCTGTTGACCATCAAGGACCGGTATGGACGGCTGGACGGCCTCAAGGTGGCCATCGTGGGGGACATCACCCATAGCCGGGTGGCCCGCTCCGATATCCAGGGGTTGACCAAGATGGGGTCCCACGTCTACCTGGCCGGGCCGCCGACCATGATGCCGCCGGCGGTCGAAAGACTGGGCAACGTCACGGTGTGCGCCACCATGAAGGAAGCCATCCAGGATGCCGATGTGGTCATGATGCTGCGCATCCAGCAGGAGCGCCAGGGCAAGACCCTGATGCCCAATACCCGCGAATACTCCCGCTACTTCGGGCTCAACCCGGAAAACCTCAAGCTGGCCAAGCCGGGCGCCGTGGTAATGCACCCCGGCCCCATCAACCGCGGCGTGGAGATGTCCTCCTACGTGGTGGACGGCGGTCAGTCCCACGTCCTTAAGCAGGTGGAGAACGGCGTGGCGGTGAGGATGGCCATGCTCTATCACGTGTGCGGCGGCGAGTTGGAGTAA
- the pyrR gene encoding bifunctional pyr operon transcriptional regulator/uracil phosphoribosyltransferase PyrR: protein MTESLTVLLDESGIKRALIRISHEILERNKGVRDVVLIGIRSGGAFLAGELAKSIAVIEGAEVPVGAVDITLYRDDIKSHAPHLPVGKTEIGFSLQGKKVVLVDDVLFTGRTIRAAMDALMDHGRPECIQLAVLIDRGHRELPIRADFVGRNVPTSLKENVQVIFNGQNLPVEVVLEK from the coding sequence ATGACCGAAAGTTTGACGGTACTGCTGGACGAAAGCGGAATCAAGCGGGCGTTGATCCGTATCTCCCATGAGATACTGGAACGCAACAAAGGGGTGCGGGATGTGGTCCTGATCGGTATCCGCTCGGGCGGGGCGTTTCTGGCCGGGGAGCTTGCCAAGTCCATCGCGGTGATCGAGGGTGCCGAGGTCCCGGTGGGGGCGGTCGACATCACCCTTTACCGGGACGACATCAAGAGCCATGCCCCCCACCTGCCGGTGGGCAAGACGGAGATCGGCTTTTCCCTGCAGGGGAAAAAGGTCGTCCTGGTTGACGATGTGCTCTTTACCGGCCGCACCATCCGGGCCGCCATGGACGCGCTGATGGACCACGGCAGGCCGGAATGCATCCAACTGGCGGTGCTGATCGACCGGGGGCATCGCGAGCTGCCGATCCGGGCCGATTTTGTGGGGCGCAACGTACCTACCAGTCTGAAGGAAAATGTCCAGGTCATATTCAACGGGCAGAATCTACCGGTTGAAGTTGTTCTCGAAAAATAG
- a CDS encoding VOC family protein: protein MKIHRARHSMQLAVSQLAVTEAFYAGILELPMQRSLTSQGAPDYLVLDMDGMALIFVEEDDVIRSHPMLEPRFSMFPRGIGMTLHFRVTDIEEISEAIAEEGLEILYPLEIKPYGIKEMWCFDPDGYLVVLDEPLEVKKKPGA, encoded by the coding sequence ATGAAGATCCACCGGGCGCGGCACTCCATGCAACTGGCGGTGTCGCAACTGGCGGTGACCGAGGCCTTTTACGCCGGCATCCTGGAGTTGCCGATGCAGCGCTCCCTTACCTCCCAAGGGGCTCCGGATTACCTGGTGCTGGATATGGACGGCATGGCCCTGATCTTCGTGGAGGAGGATGACGTCATCAGGTCCCACCCGATGCTTGAACCCCGTTTCAGCATGTTTCCGCGCGGTATCGGCATGACGCTGCATTTCCGGGTCACGGATATCGAGGAGATCAGCGAGGCCATCGCGGAGGAGGGGCTGGAGATCCTGTATCCCCTTGAGATCAAGCCGTATGGCATCAAGGAGATGTGGTGCTTCGACCCTGACGGTTACCTTGTGGTGCTGGACGAGCCGCTTGAGGTAAAAAAGAAGCCCGGCGCCTGA
- a CDS encoding cytochrome c biogenesis CcdA family protein: protein MHSQHVTYVGAFIAGLLSFLSPCVLPLIPSYITYITGISFADLQAEHPSHIVRRKAMLHSLAFIAAFTVVFVLLGASATYLGSFLQEHIGVVRKVGGVLIVLFGIHVSGLVPLHFLMGEKRVQLHQKPAGYVGSFLVGIAFAAGWTPCIGPILASILMVAATEGSIMQGIILLLLYSLGLGIPFFLSALAMHQFLTVFNRFKKFIRVFEICTGLFLVLVGVLIYTNGLARLSGYAGMLFKGIE, encoded by the coding sequence GTGCATTCCCAGCATGTTACGTATGTAGGCGCATTTATCGCAGGATTGCTTTCCTTTCTCTCCCCCTGCGTCCTGCCGCTGATCCCTTCCTATATCACCTATATCACCGGTATCTCCTTTGCCGATCTTCAGGCTGAACATCCGTCCCACATCGTGCGCCGGAAGGCCATGCTGCATTCGCTGGCCTTCATTGCGGCCTTTACCGTGGTCTTCGTGCTGCTGGGGGCCTCGGCTACCTATCTCGGCTCGTTTCTCCAGGAACATATCGGGGTGGTGCGCAAGGTCGGCGGCGTGTTGATCGTCCTGTTCGGCATCCATGTAAGCGGCCTGGTCCCCCTGCATTTTCTGATGGGCGAGAAAAGGGTCCAGCTTCACCAAAAGCCGGCGGGCTATGTGGGAAGTTTTCTGGTGGGCATCGCCTTTGCTGCCGGATGGACCCCCTGCATCGGCCCGATCCTGGCATCGATCCTGATGGTGGCCGCTACCGAGGGGAGCATCATGCAGGGTATTATCCTGCTGCTGCTGTATTCCTTGGGATTGGGAATCCCGTTCTTTCTTTCCGCCCTGGCCATGCATCAATTCCTGACGGTTTTCAACCGTTTCAAAAAGTTTATCCGGGTGTTCGAGATCTGCACCGGCCTTTTCCTGGTGCTGGTCGGCGTCCTGATCTACACGAACGGCCTCGCGCGTCTTTCCGGCTATGCCGGAATGCTCTTCAAGGGCATTGAATGA
- a CDS encoding TlpA disulfide reductase family protein translates to MKRFLCLVILGAVVALTACTKKEEAKNQGPLQENNPAPAITVNSLAGKPLNLSDLKGKVVILNFWATWCPPCREEIPSMMKLNSAMAGKPFQMVAVSIDEGGQPAIEAFFKTSGFSLPAYTDPDNRAAKAYGITGVPETFVIDKNGILLKRVIGPMAWDSPDVLSYLEGLMK, encoded by the coding sequence ATGAAACGGTTTCTGTGTCTTGTTATTTTGGGTGCCGTAGTGGCATTGACGGCATGCACCAAAAAGGAAGAAGCGAAGAATCAGGGGCCGCTTCAGGAAAATAATCCGGCCCCGGCCATAACGGTAAACTCCCTGGCCGGCAAGCCTCTGAACCTTTCCGACCTGAAGGGGAAGGTGGTGATCCTCAACTTCTGGGCCACCTGGTGCCCCCCTTGCCGTGAGGAGATCCCTTCCATGATGAAGCTCAACAGCGCCATGGCCGGCAAGCCGTTTCAAATGGTGGCGGTTTCCATCGACGAGGGTGGTCAGCCGGCCATCGAGGCGTTCTTCAAGACCAGCGGATTCAGCCTTCCGGCCTACACCGACCCGGATAACCGCGCCGCCAAGGCCTATGGCATAACCGGCGTGCCTGAAACCTTTGTCATCGACAAGAACGGTATCCTGCTCAAAAGGGTCATCGGCCCGATGGCGTGGGATTCTCCCGATGTTCTATCGTACCTGGAAGGGCTGATGAAATAG
- a CDS encoding polyprenyl synthetase family protein: protein MQAALNIIGDELKLVEQQFRKDLESDVPLIRKVGEYVLSSGGKRVRPALLLLAAKLCGYRGDKAVPLASVIEFIHTATLLHDDVVDSATLRRGIASANTLWGNEASVLVGDFLFSKSFSLMVGVGSLDILGVLSGATTVIAEGEVMQLLCTGELDLTEERYIGVVRAKTAILMSAACEAGAILGAVPADRQKALADFGMELGIAFQLMDDLLDYTATEEEFGKSIGHDLEEGKITLPLIHTLRHCTARERSVIEAVVEKDEMSLDEFREVSGLVKQYGGIEYTVEAARRYIAASRGRLDRFDASPVKDALLELADYVVTRNR from the coding sequence ATGCAGGCCGCCCTGAACATCATTGGCGACGAACTCAAGCTCGTCGAACAGCAATTCCGCAAAGACCTGGAATCCGACGTACCCCTGATCCGCAAGGTGGGGGAATACGTGCTTTCCAGCGGCGGCAAACGCGTCCGCCCCGCCCTGTTGCTGCTCGCCGCCAAACTGTGCGGCTACCGGGGGGACAAGGCGGTTCCGCTGGCGAGCGTCATCGAATTCATCCATACCGCCACATTGTTGCACGACGATGTGGTTGACAGCGCCACCCTGCGCCGGGGCATCGCCTCGGCCAACACCTTGTGGGGCAACGAGGCCTCGGTGCTGGTCGGCGACTTTCTCTTCTCAAAATCATTCTCCCTGATGGTCGGCGTCGGCAGCCTCGATATTCTTGGGGTGCTTTCCGGCGCCACGACGGTCATCGCAGAGGGGGAGGTAATGCAACTGCTCTGCACCGGTGAGCTCGACCTGACGGAAGAGCGTTACATCGGCGTTGTGCGGGCCAAGACCGCCATCCTCATGTCGGCGGCCTGCGAGGCTGGGGCCATCCTGGGAGCTGTTCCGGCCGACCGGCAGAAGGCGCTGGCCGATTTCGGCATGGAGTTGGGAATCGCCTTCCAGTTAATGGATGACCTCCTGGACTACACCGCCACGGAGGAGGAGTTCGGCAAAAGCATCGGCCATGATCTGGAGGAAGGCAAGATTACCCTGCCGCTGATCCACACCCTGCGCCATTGTACCGCCCGGGAGCGCTCCGTTATTGAAGCGGTTGTGGAAAAAGACGAGATGTCGCTGGATGAGTTTCGCGAGGTCTCGGGCCTGGTCAAGCAGTATGGCGGCATCGAGTATACCGTGGAAGCTGCCCGGCGCTACATCGCCGCAAGCCGGGGGCGTCTCGACCGGTTCGATGCCTCGCCGGTCAAGGACGCCCTTTTGGAGCTTGCCGACTACGTGGTTACCCGCAACCGCTGA
- a CDS encoding DEAD/DEAH box helicase — MRFDELSIPEEVRQGIREAGFTECTPIQEQTLPLSLSGKDVAGQAQTGTGKTAAFLITLFTRLLENKGSKQQPRALILAPTRELVVQIEADAQLLGRNCGLVTQAIYGGVDYMKQRSALREGADIVVGTPGRLIDYLKQKVYSLKGIEMLVIDEADRMFDMGFIADLRFILRRLPPYDQRQNLMFSATLSQRVMELAYEFMNMPEKLSVTPEKMTAERVEQVLFHVSRKEKFPLLLGLLRRDGMERTMIFINTKREAEYLFDRLNANGFPCRVISGDVEQRKRMRILDDFKQGKLPILIATDVASRGLHIEGVSHVINYDLPQDSEDYVHRIGRTARAGSEGKAISLADEDGAFFLEAIEEYIKDKIPTEWAEDDLFVHDYVRTPRPKRKPEAKPAGGRGRSGDRPARSGSGGRVKPKPAAAAAPSAPAPAAEGATGETPAAKKRRRRRRKPGEKTEPGSSLPQGE, encoded by the coding sequence ATGCGATTTGACGAGTTATCAATCCCTGAAGAGGTACGGCAAGGCATCCGGGAAGCCGGTTTTACCGAGTGTACCCCGATTCAGGAGCAAACCCTCCCCCTCTCCCTGAGCGGCAAGGATGTGGCCGGCCAGGCCCAGACCGGTACCGGCAAGACCGCCGCTTTTCTGATCACCCTGTTTACCCGTCTCCTGGAGAACAAAGGGAGCAAGCAGCAGCCCCGCGCCCTGATCCTGGCTCCCACGCGGGAATTGGTGGTCCAGATCGAGGCCGACGCGCAACTGCTGGGCCGGAATTGCGGCTTGGTCACCCAGGCGATCTACGGCGGGGTGGACTACATGAAACAGCGAAGCGCCCTGCGGGAGGGCGCCGATATTGTGGTCGGCACCCCGGGCCGGCTGATCGACTATCTCAAGCAGAAGGTCTACTCCCTCAAGGGAATCGAGATGCTGGTGATCGACGAGGCAGACCGGATGTTCGACATGGGTTTTATAGCCGACCTGCGTTTCATCCTGCGGCGGCTCCCCCCCTACGACCAGCGCCAGAACCTGATGTTCTCGGCCACCCTCAGCCAGCGGGTCATGGAACTGGCCTATGAATTCATGAACATGCCGGAAAAGCTCTCGGTCACCCCGGAAAAGATGACCGCGGAGCGGGTCGAGCAGGTGCTGTTCCACGTCTCCCGCAAGGAGAAGTTTCCTCTGTTGCTGGGCCTGTTGCGCCGCGACGGGATGGAGCGCACCATGATCTTCATCAATACCAAGCGTGAGGCCGAATATCTGTTCGACCGGTTAAACGCCAACGGCTTTCCCTGCCGCGTCATCTCGGGCGATGTGGAACAACGCAAACGCATGCGCATCCTGGATGATTTCAAGCAGGGCAAACTCCCGATCCTGATCGCCACCGACGTGGCCTCGCGCGGCCTGCACATCGAGGGGGTTTCCCACGTCATCAACTATGACCTGCCCCAGGACAGCGAGGATTACGTCCATCGCATCGGCCGCACCGCACGGGCCGGTTCCGAGGGCAAGGCCATCTCGCTGGCCGATGAGGACGGCGCTTTTTTCCTGGAGGCCATCGAGGAGTACATCAAGGACAAGATCCCCACCGAGTGGGCCGAGGACGACCTGTTCGTCCATGACTACGTGCGGACTCCGCGGCCCAAACGCAAGCCCGAGGCAAAACCTGCGGGCGGCCGGGGGCGGAGCGGCGACCGGCCGGCCCGCTCCGGCAGCGGCGGACGCGTGAAACCGAAACCTGCGGCAGCGGCGGCCCCTTCGGCTCCTGCACCCGCGGCGGAGGGCGCAACCGGCGAAACACCGGCTGCAAAAAAACGCCGCCGCAGACGCCGCAAGCCGGGTGAAAAAACGGAACCGGGAAGCAGTCTCCCCCAGGGGGAATAG
- the ccsA gene encoding cytochrome c biogenesis protein CcsA, with amino-acid sequence MKWLLVISVVCFLFGSWQRAIFALGIATEVAYLALRGMAVGHLPLIGPHDTIVFFSASLALMSLVTSLSGMMRSARWFPVIAGLLSGLFTLFALIFPPLNMPLPQVLDTRWFELHVVLAFFAYGLFMVGGLLCAGFLVCRQRSWLEVQFKAVLTGWSFFSASMIAGGIWGYYAWGTYWLWTPKELWTSILWLYYALVLHVRLKGPAWDRATAWLGIAGVFVMLFTYLGVSMLMKSSHSF; translated from the coding sequence ATGAAATGGCTGCTTGTCATATCGGTCGTTTGTTTCCTTTTTGGTTCATGGCAGCGGGCGATATTCGCCCTTGGCATTGCTACGGAGGTTGCCTATCTGGCGTTGCGCGGCATGGCAGTCGGGCATCTGCCGCTGATCGGGCCCCATGACACCATAGTGTTCTTCTCGGCCTCGTTGGCGCTCATGTCGCTGGTCACCTCCCTTTCGGGGATGATGCGCTCCGCACGATGGTTTCCGGTTATAGCCGGCCTGTTGAGCGGCCTGTTTACCCTGTTTGCCTTGATATTTCCCCCTTTGAACATGCCGCTGCCCCAGGTTCTCGACACGCGCTGGTTCGAACTGCACGTGGTCCTGGCGTTCTTCGCTTACGGGCTGTTCATGGTCGGAGGCCTGCTCTGCGCCGGATTTCTGGTTTGCCGCCAACGGTCCTGGCTGGAGGTCCAGTTCAAGGCCGTCCTGACCGGATGGTCGTTTTTTTCGGCTTCCATGATAGCGGGGGGGATCTGGGGGTATTACGCCTGGGGGACCTACTGGCTCTGGACCCCCAAGGAGCTCTGGACATCCATCCTGTGGTTGTATTATGCGCTGGTGCTGCACGTCAGGCTGAAAGGGCCTGCATGGGACCGGGCAACCGCATGGCTGGGGATTGCGGGCGTGTTTGTGATGCTGTTCACCTATCTGGGGGTCAGCATGCTCATGAAGAGTTCCCACAGCTTTTAG
- a CDS encoding zinc-ribbon domain-containing protein — protein sequence MKIVCPNCNASGTIPDHEISEQGRFLSCPRCNHGFTVQKPRAGSNAYLVDTCPSCNYSTFGDESFSTCPKCGVMVKAFVERQREEAQHLRDQELLARKYSHDAAPPPPEQETTAVADFVEMLHPVNLVGWGVLLAAVIIVGLGLWGLMEYHGGDLQAQLSAQRDEPVSAWYVFLHYGALAWVKTLYGFALLAAGALFMKRSAQSIKLLSQLLWAAILFVPVYFIGGFVAWVLEPIPHSLSGYVIEVVNIVLMSALWCIPLFLLVRFLADRRITSVVKL from the coding sequence ATGAAGATTGTCTGCCCCAACTGCAATGCCAGCGGCACCATTCCCGACCATGAGATCTCCGAACAGGGGCGTTTCCTGAGTTGTCCCCGTTGCAATCACGGCTTCACCGTCCAGAAGCCCCGTGCCGGCAGCAACGCATACCTGGTGGATACCTGCCCGTCCTGCAACTACAGCACCTTTGGGGATGAATCCTTCTCCACCTGCCCCAAATGCGGGGTCATGGTCAAGGCGTTCGTGGAGCGGCAGCGGGAAGAGGCCCAGCACCTCCGGGACCAGGAACTGCTTGCCCGAAAGTATTCCCACGATGCAGCACCCCCACCGCCGGAGCAGGAAACGACCGCGGTCGCCGATTTTGTGGAGATGCTGCACCCGGTCAATCTCGTCGGGTGGGGCGTTTTACTGGCGGCCGTAATCATCGTGGGCCTGGGACTCTGGGGGCTGATGGAGTATCATGGCGGCGACCTCCAGGCGCAATTGTCGGCCCAGCGGGACGAACCGGTGTCGGCCTGGTATGTTTTCCTGCACTACGGCGCCCTGGCCTGGGTCAAGACGCTGTACGGCTTTGCGCTTCTCGCTGCGGGGGCTCTGTTTATGAAACGGAGCGCGCAGTCGATCAAGTTGCTGTCGCAACTGCTCTGGGCCGCGATCCTGTTCGTGCCGGTCTATTTCATCGGGGGATTCGTCGCCTGGGTGTTGGAACCCATACCCCATTCCCTCAGCGGCTACGTCATCGAAGTGGTGAATATCGTCCTTATGTCGGCACTGTGGTGCATCCCCCTGTTTCTGCTGGTGCGCTTTCTGGCCGACCGCCGGATCACCTCCGTGGTAAAGCTCTAG